The following nucleotide sequence is from Carassius gibelio isolate Cgi1373 ecotype wild population from Czech Republic chromosome A24, carGib1.2-hapl.c, whole genome shotgun sequence.
ACTTTCACCTCAAAGTTACTCCACATTTCTGAATGCTCTGTAATGATTTTCCATAGAGTTTCCCGCCCTCTGCGCTCAGGATGTGCGCATGCTCAAAGCGTTTTTCCATAAAAGATTATcgtaataatttattaatgtgtcATTGTTACTAATCATGAAGTGCAATGATAATTTTCTTCAccaatatgtaaattaattttctcAACATATCTCCATGTGCTCATCAGTCTAATACTCTGAACTTTGACCTTGTACATTTTATACacaaattttaaagttttagcatTGATATTATCAATGAAAAGAAATCAGTGTACAAACACAATTAAAGTGATTTAAATCTATTATGAAAccttacacattttatttactttagatTTGTGTTATGCACACTGGTTAGACCTTGTACTAATGCTTAaccaaagtaaacaaaaataaatcataaattaggcttttttattattattacgcaAAATAACATAAAGTGAAATAGTtcatagtatttaataatttggTTATAGAATGATGCCTTTTACAAGGAGTTTACTTTTTTACTATTTGAAATCTCTTTCTtcctattttctattttttctccATTCTCGTGTTGTCTTGCATGCTTCACAGTCTCACACTTTATTGTTATCTAAGGAGTTTAATTACCTGAACCTTAGATCTAATTTGCTAAATATATTAAGCATAGAACCGTGTTGCCATCATCCTTGAACTGTGccagtaaagaggaagagagaaaacGCAATAGAATTAATGATTCACTTTCATTTCTTCGCCTCTTTCATGTACTCTCTCATCTATTTAGTGGGATTTCTGTCAATAGTTAGGTGCATTTTCCATGTTGTAGGTCCTGGAGGAAGCATTGGATGAGGCTTTTTGCTTCTCACGCAAACTCCAACACACAGCTGCATTAACAACGCCCATGTTCTAGGATTACTTCTACTCAGTTATGCAATACTAAAGCATGATTTGGACTTGGAACCAGACTGAACAAACCCTCGTTTCAtcggagagaggaagagaggcaACATAAGAAGGTAATAGTGatttattttcctcttttctttgCAACAAAACCACATCCAGTTTAATCAGTTCTGTTTCTGCAGCATTTaatcttttccttattactatctaaagtttttgttgaaaaaaaaaaagtttctaaagttttgtttgttttaaataatacctACTGTTCAGGGATTCAGAAACACTGTGTGTGTCCATGCATGCACTCAAGCATGAAGTATTTTCCGGAATTATAGGAATGTGttagatcaaataaacacagagcACAATTTTTGTTCAAGGAATTACAGTTTTATCATGTCATGCATAAAGTCTGTCTagtaaacattaatgtttttctgtGTATTAGGGAGCAATGAATGTCTTAAAATCTTCATGGGGTCTTCTGTTGCTATTCGTACTCCTCTCCACCGACCTTCCCTCTGCTCTGGCCGGCAAGGTCCTTGTTTTTCCTGTGGATGGCAGCCACTGGGTCAACATGAATATACTGATTGAGGACCTACACTCCAGCGGACACCAGGTCACCGTGGTTCGAACCGCTAGCAGCTGGTACGTCAAAGAGCATTCACCGCACTACAAAGCCATAACGGTGACACTACCGGAGCCAATAAACCTTGAGAAACAAGATTTCTTCATCTCGTTCCTGAGCAAAATGCTCGAGATAAAAAAACATGGAGGATCACCACTTGCGTTCGTTCAGTTCTATTGGCAGATGCTGACGACTCTCTATGGCATGCACTGGCAAGCAAGTCAACTGGTTGTGGAGATTTTTGAAAACCCGGTGTTGATGAAACAGCTCTATGAGGGACATTACGACTTGGTTCTGATAGATCCAGGTTTGCCTGCAGGTGTGCTGGTTGCTCATAAACTCAAATTACCAATGGTGTACAATGTGAGATGGATCACCAGCGGAGAAGGGCACTTTGTTGTCGCGCCTTCTCCAGTTTCATATGTCCCAGCAGCAGGAAGCCAATTGTCAAACCACATGTCGTTTGGAGAAAGGCTCAAGAACATCTTCCATTATGTGCTAAACATGTGCATAGACCATTTTATAGTGAGACCAGAATATGACAAACTGGTTGCACGCTACTTTGGACCCGAAACTGATTTCTACCACTTGCTGCAAGGCGCAGATATTTGGCTCATGCGATCAGATTTCGTCTTCGAGTTCCCGCGTCCAACAATGCCAAACATCGTCTACATCGGAGGCTTCCAATGCAAACCCTCCAAGCCCCTACCTCCAGACTTGGAGGAGTTTGTGCAAGGTTCAGGAGAACACGGGGTGGTTGTGATGTCGCTTGGGACCCTCGTGAAAGGTCTTCCAAGAGAAATCACGTCTGAAATCGCTGCAGGTTTTTCTCAGCTGCCTCAGCGAGTCATCTGGAGGCACTTAGGAGAGCGTCCTCATAATCTGGGAAATAACACTCTTCTGGTTGAGTGGCTCCCTCAGAACGATCTTCTCGGTCACCCTAAAACGCGTGCATTTGTCGCTCATGGTGGAACAAATGGTATTTATGAGTCTATCTACCATGGTGTTCCGGTGATTGGGATTCCCTTGCTTTTTGACCAACCTGAGAATATGTTGCGTCTCAAGATACGAGGGGCTGCTAAGGTTCTTGACGTCACTAAACTGGACACCCAGAGCTTTTTGGAGGCAATGCAGGAGGTTTTACATCAGCCCTCGTACAGGGACAATATGCAACGGCTGTCTAGGCTACACAGAGACCAGCCTATACAACCTCAAGACAGCGCCCTCTTTTGGATAG
It contains:
- the LOC127945932 gene encoding UDP-glucuronosyltransferase 2A2 gives rise to the protein MNVLKSSWGLLLLFVLLSTDLPSALAGKVLVFPVDGSHWVNMNILIEDLHSSGHQVTVVRTASSWYVKEHSPHYKAITVTLPEPINLEKQDFFISFLSKMLEIKKHGGSPLAFVQFYWQMLTTLYGMHWQASQLVVEIFENPVLMKQLYEGHYDLVLIDPGLPAGVLVAHKLKLPMVYNVRWITSGEGHFVVAPSPVSYVPAAGSQLSNHMSFGERLKNIFHYVLNMCIDHFIVRPEYDKLVARYFGPETDFYHLLQGADIWLMRSDFVFEFPRPTMPNIVYIGGFQCKPSKPLPPDLEEFVQGSGEHGVVVMSLGTLVKGLPREITSEIAAGFSQLPQRVIWRHLGERPHNLGNNTLLVEWLPQNDLLGHPKTRAFVAHGGTNGIYESIYHGVPVIGIPLLFDQPENMLRLKIRGAAKVLDVTKLDTQSFLEAMQEVLHQPSYRDNMQRLSRLHRDQPIQPQDSALFWIEYVMRHKGAAHLRTDSYKMPWYSYHSLDVMAFLLAVVLAVGGAVVLTIRYLCFRLCRRQKSKRE